Proteins from a single region of Macaca fascicularis isolate 582-1 chromosome 17, T2T-MFA8v1.1:
- the LOC135968148 gene encoding uncharacterized protein has protein sequence MRWPQRPWGSRRPGPGCGRSCLSHCFNSSELIKRREGPRDLPEDVWIGGGGVQGFPTLPISIPQNVLGIPAHRKAQWPRPVEGSWRRAEEDTRGRGRGCGAGPEARTPGQVRGAAREDLGRWERPGGGRTRKGTRTGRRAEEGDGNRDGNGNKGQGTERRGAEKGMKTGPGGPRGGLRAGIRVATQPRAAPDVSAARWDRTYRKQNPRGRSRWLFGSKTKWSPAGAAWAPLGTSPATAGVPGGLEVLPRVSMPPVFVSLSLLCGNVLFKGDNGEPRNNTGEITQPWSTRPSSRFIIRKQNTQLQYK, from the exons ATGCGGTGGCCGCAGCGGCCATGGGGGTCCCGCAGACCTGGCCCAGGGTGCGGGAGGAGTTGCCTGAGCCACTGTTTTAATTCCAGTGAACTCATTAAAAGACGAGAGGGCCCCAGGGACCTCCCTGAGGACGTTTGGATTGGGGGAGGGGGTGTTCAGGGCTTTCCTACCCTCCCCATTTCCATCCCTCAGAATGTTCTAGGAATCCCAGCACACAGAAAGGCACAGTGGCCGAGGCCAGTAGAAGGAAGCTGGCGAAGGGCGGAGGAGGACACGCGGGGCCGGGGTCGGGGGTGCGGGGCAGGTCCTGAGGCGCGGACACCCGGGCAGGTTCGGGGCGCAGCCCGGGAGGACCTTGGACGTTGGGAGAGGCCTGGCGGGGGGAGGACGAGGAAGGGAACGAGGACAGGGCGCAGGGCAGAGGAAGGGGACGGGAACAGGGACGGAAACGGGAACAAGGGGCAGGGCACAGAGCGCAGGGGCGCAGAGAAGGGGATGAAGACGGGGCCGGGGGGCCCCCGAGGGGGTCTCCGTGCGGGAATCAGGGTCGCCACCCAGCCAAGAGCGGCCCCTGACGTTTCTGCCGCGCGCTGGGACCGAACCTACAGGAAGCAAAACCCTAGAGGAAGAAGTCGGTGGCTTTTTGGCTCAAAGACAAAATGGAGCCCTGCCGGTGCAGCCTGGGCTCCCTTAGGCACATCCCCAGCCACTGCAGGTGTCCCCGGAGGCCTTGAAGTCCTCCCGCGCGTCTCGATGCCaccagtttttgtttctttg AGCCTGCTCTGTGGGAATGTTCTTTTCAAGGGCGACAATGGGGAACCGAGGAACAACACTGGTGAAATCACACAGCCCTGGAGCACCAGGCCTTCCAGTCGCTtcataattagaaaacaaaacactcagcTACAATACAAATGA